The Desulfovibrio sp. G11 region GGCTTTCGCCGCGGTTGATGCGAAAACGCAGTTTGTCCAGCGCGTCCGAAGCGTTGGAAATAAGCTCACGCAAAAAAATTTCCCGGTTGGTATAGAGGGAGTTGGTAAGGATATGTAAAACCTTACGCACCTCTGCACGAAACTGGCGGGGATTCCTATCTGCCTCTGCCATGACAAACCTCCTGAAAAGCGATATCCTTGCAGATAATACCGCTTTTTGATTTTTCAAGGGGCGTGATGGCTGCGAGGTGAAAAAATTGTAGCTTCGGAGGCCATTTTGCCATTGGACAAAAAAATCCAAAAGGCAGAAAGTCACGTTTGGCAGTATGTTATGGGTGTATCAATATTCATAATTACTTGCCTTTCTTTGTTGGAAATAGTAAATCGCGGTAAGGATATCCAAGGAGGGCCTAATGGACGTCGTAATGCTTTCGCGTCTGCAATTCGCTGTGGCCGTGTTTTTTCACTTTGTTTTCGTGCCTCTCACGCTGGGCCTCTCGGTAATTATTGCCTGGATGGAAACCCGCTATGTACGGACCGGGGACGAATTCTGGAAAAAACAGACCAAATTCTGGGGAAAACTTTTTGTCATCAACTTTACCTTGGGCGTGGTGACCGGGATTACACTGGAATTCCAGTTCGGCACCAACTGGTCAAGGTATTCTGAATATGTGGGCGATATTTTCGGCTCGCTGCTTGCCATTGAAGCCACGGTGGCCTTTTTTCTCGAGTCCACCTTTCTGGCGGTCTGGCACTTCGGCTGGAACCGTGTGGGCAAGAAGCTGCACCTCGCCTCCATATGGCTTGTGGCCATCGCAGGCAATATTTCTGCGCTCTGGATCATTCTTGCCAACGGCTTCATGCAGAACCCCGTGGGCTACTACATCAACGAAGCCAACAACCGCGCCGAGCTTTCAAGCTTTTATGATGTCGTTACAAACCCCTACGCCTGGGGCATGTATGCGCATACCGTCATAGCCTCGTGGGCGCTCGGCGGTTTCTTTGTGCTTGGCGTTTCGGCCTGGCATCTGCTGCGCAAGAGCAATACCGAATTTTTCAGTCGTTCTTTCAGGATGGTGGCGCCTTTTACCCTGATCTTCGTGCTGCTGCTGGCCCTTTCCGGCGACCAGCAGGGCAAGACCGTGGCCAAGTATCAGCCTGCCAAGCTGGCCGCTATGGAAGCGCACTGGGAAACACAGTCTGACGTGCCTTTCTATCTGCTGGTGTGGCCTGACCCGGAAAATGAAACAAATACCGTGCAGGCCCTCGGCATTCCCGGCCTGCTGAGCTGGATCGCCTTTGACGATGTGCACGCCGAGGTGAAGGGCCTCAAGGCTTTTGCCAAGGAAGACCGGCCCCCGGTACTGCCCGTGTTTTTGACATTCCGCACCATGGTGGCCCTGGCGGGCATATTTCTGGTGCTTTCGGCATGGGCCTTTTTCCAGCGCAAGAAGGAAAACCCCAACCCGTTGCTGCTCAGGCTGCTGGTGTACAATATTCCACTGCCCTACATCGGCCTGATGGTGGGCTGGGCCGTGACGGAAATCGGCCGCCAGCCATGGATCGTCTATAATCTCATGCGCACCACAGATGCCGTTTCGCCCATACCGGCCGACAATGTGGTCATTTCTCTGGTGGCCTTTATCGGCGTATACTCGCTGCTTGGCATTCTGGACATCTATCTGCTGCGCAAATTTGCCATCAAGGGCCCGGACGCCCAGGAGGTGTAGCCATGCTGGAAACAACCTGGTTTGTGCTGTGGGCATTGTTGTGGGCCGTGTACTTTATTCTGGACGGTTTTGACCTGGGCATGGGTTCATTGCTGCCCTTTCTGGGCAAAGACGAAAATGAACGGCGCATCATGTATAACGCCGCCGGGCCGTTCTGGGACGGCAACGAGGTATGGCTCATCGCCGCTGGCGGTGTGACCTTTGCGGCGTTTCCCAAGGCATATGCGGTCATGTTCAGCGCCCTGTACGCGCCGCTGCTGATGCTGCTCTTTGCCCTGATTTTCCGGGCGGTGTCTTTCGAGTTTCGCAGCAAGGTGGAGCATACCGCATGGCGCAGCCTGTGGGACGGCGTCCATTTTGTAGCCAATCTCGTCCCCTGCATTCTGCTGGGCGTGGCTTTTGCCAACCTGTTCATGGGCATCCCCGTGGATGCTCAGGGCGTGTATCACGGCAATCTGCTCGCCCTGCTCAATGTCTACGGACTGGCAGGCGGCATATTCTTCCTCTGCATGTTCGTGCTGCACGGGTCCCTGTGGCTGGCCATAAAAAGTCGGGGCGAACTGCAGATCCGCGCGGTGGCCACGGCCAGCTTTGTGTGGCCCATCATGCTTGTGCTGCTGGTGGCCTTTCTTATCCTTACAGCGTTTTACACCAAGCTGTACGATAACTATCTGGCCATGCCCGCGCTGCTTGTTCTGCCCCTGGTGGCCCTCGCGGGCCTGATCGGTGCGCGCATAATGCTGCATGCGGGCAAACTGTGGCTGGCCTGGGGCTTCAGCGCTCTTTTCATCCTGGGCGTTACCTTCTTTGGCGTTATGGGCATGTACCCGGGTATGATCATTTCTTCCATTGACCCGGCCGCCACTGTCACGGCCTTCAACGGCGCTTCAAGCCAGCTGACGCTCAAGATTATGCTGGGTGTGGCGCTTGTGATGGTTCCCATCGTACTGCTGTACCAGTTCTGGATGTACCGGCTGTTCTCCGCGCCGGTGCTGCCCAAGGATCTGGATGACGAGCATGCGTACTAGGGCGTTACCCATGACTGGATAAATGCAAAAGGCCGCGCCCGAGGGTGCGGCCTTTTGCATGCGCAGGCGGCGAAAACCGCCGGGAGTAAAGCATGAACAGGACGAAACCGGCGGGCAGCCGCCCTCATGACCATGTGGTCAGGCATATGGCGGAATGCGGAAACGGTGTTGGTCCCGGCCACGTTCATGATTGGAGGCCTGCCAACAAGGCCGGCAATGCGAGATCTGCGTTTTTCTCGACTGTTGCGGGGGCAGGGGGCGGTGTGCGCACAGCACTTGTGCTCGGCCTTGTTCTTGCGGCATGCCTGTGTTCCTGCGCGCCGCGTGAGCAGCGGCCGCTGACATTTGAAGAACAGCAGGATATTGAGGCGTACCGCCAGTGCCGGCGGGAAGCGACGGCCATGAATCCTGAATGGCGCGGCGACACCAGCTATTTTCCCTGGCGGGCCTATTTCAATATGTGCATGCGGCGCATGGGCGTCAGCGAAGACGCCATGCGCCGCATGCGGATGTAAAAAGCAGCGGCGTATTGCAACCTGCAATCCCGGGGAAGTACGTGACAGCATTCGGCACATGCTTTTCCGGAGCGCAACACGCGCCTCGGCGGCCTTGCTTCGGTTTCTGATTCTTTGGGCCGGGCTGAAGCCGGTTTTCGCGTTTGTGGCAGGCGTGTACCGGGCCAGCCATAGGGCAGTTGCGCGTGACGCTGCCACATGAGGAAGCGAAAGAAGGGAAGCTTTCTGTAAAAAGATTCCCTTCCGTTTGCGCCAGATTGTGTATCTGCCCTACTCGTCGCCCACCTTGAGGGCCGCCAGAAATGCCTCCTGCGGCAGTTCCACGTTGCCCATGCGCTTCATACGGCGTTTACCTTCTTTCTGTTTTTCCAGGAGTTTGCGTTTACGGCTTATATCGCCGCCGTAACATTTGGCTGTCACGTCCTTGCGGAAGGCGGAGACCGTTTCGCGGGCGATAATCTTCTGGCCGATGGCCGCCTGAATGGCTACCTGGAAAAGCTGGCGCGGAATGGTGCGCTTGAGCTTGAGGGCCAGTCCGCGGCCGTAGGTATAGGCACGGTCGCGGTGCACGATGACGGCCAGGGCGTCGACGGGTTCGCTGTTGAGCATGATGTCCAGGCGCACCAGGTCAGAGGCACGGTAGTCCAGCGGATGATAATCCATAGAGGCATAGCCGCGCGTGGCCGATTTGAGCCGGTCAAAGAAATCGTAAACAATTTCGGCAAAAGGCAGTTCGTAGGTAACCACCACGCGGTTGGCGGCAAGGTAGTGCAGGTTTTTCTGTGTGCCGCGTTTTTCTTCGCAAAGTTTCATGACGTTGCCCACGTATTCGTTGGGCACATGAATATCCATACTCACGTAGGGTTCATAAAGGGTGTCGATTTTTGTAGGGTCGGGCAGGTGGCTGGGGTTGTCAATTTCCAGCGTTTTGCCGTCCATCGTCACCACCTTGTAAACCACGGAAGGCGCGGTGGCGATAAGCCCCACCTCAAATTCCCGCTCCAGGCGCTCCTGGATGATTTCCATATGCAGAAGACCCAGAAAACCGCAGCGGAAGCCGAAGCCGAGAGCCTGCGAAGTTTCCGGTTCGTAGGAAAATGCGGCGTCGTTGAGCTGGAGTTTTTCCAGTGCAGCCTTGAGGTTTTCATAATCTTCGGATTCTGTGGGGTAAAGCCCGCAGAAAACCATGGCTTTCACTTCCTTGAAGCCGGGAACCGCCGTTTCTGCGGGGCGGTCGGCATGGGTGATGGTATCACCCACACGGGCATCGCCCAGTTCCTTGATCGAGCCGCAGAGAAAACCCACCTCGCCGGCGAAAAGTTCTTTGACGTCAGTAGGCTCGGGCGAAAAAACACCCAGGCGCAGCACTTCGTATTCCTTGCCAGTACTCATGAGGCGCACGGTGTCGCCCTTGCGTACGCTGCCGTCCATGATGCGAAAAAGCACCACCACGCCCTGGTAGCTGTCGTACCAGGAGTCAAAAATAAGTGCCTTGAGCGGGGCCGCCCGGTCTCCTTTGGGCGCGGGCAGATGGTGCACGATGGCTTCCAGCACGGCGTCCACGCCCATGCCTGTTTTAGCGGACACGGGGAGGGCCTGGGAGCAGTCGAGGCCGATGCTTTCTTCAATTTCAGCCTTGACGCGGTCAACCTCAGCGCTGGGCAGGTCTATCTTGTTGAGCACGGGAATGACTTCATGGTCGTGGTCCAGAGCCAGATAGACGTTGGCCAGGGTCTGCGCTTCCACACCCTGGGTGGCGTCCACCACCAGAAGAGCGCCTTCGCAGGCCGCCAGCGAGCGTGAAACTTCATAGTTGAAGTCCACGTGGCCGGGGGTATCGATGAGGTTCAGCTCATATTCCTGACCATCGGCGGCAATGTAGGGAATGCGGACGGTCTGGGCCTTGATGGTAATGCCGCGTTCGCGTTCGAGATCCATTCTGTCAAGATATTGCTGCCGCGCCTCACGCTGGCTAACCACCTGGGTAAGCTCAAGAATGCGGTCGGCCAGGGTTGACTTGCCGTGGTCGATGTGGGCAATAATGCAAAAATTGCGTATATTTTCTTGCTTTACCATGTGTTTTCCTGCGTAAAATCTGGTTGCGTAGCAGCATTGTATAGCCAAAATTTGTCATGAAGTCCATGCAAAGGCCAGCGGTTTCCCGGCGCGCCTCGCAGCAGGCCGGGACAGCGGAGCGGGCTGCTGCCGTGCAGTGTACTCCATATTTGCATAAGGGCTGGCAGCAGGTGTGTAATTTCGTATTGACTGGAACCTTCAGTTTAAATACATACGTATGTATTGATTGAAAAGGAGTGCAATATGAGCAAGCCCCGTTCCATTGACCGTGACCGGGTTTTGGACATGGCGGAAGACATTGTCACCGAAGGTGGCGCAACAGCGCTGACCATCGGCGCGGTGGCACAGGCGGCCGGCATCTCCAAGGGGGGCGTTCAGTCCTGCTTTGGAACCAAGAGCGGGCTGGTGCAGGCCATGGCCGGGCGCTGGGCCGCAAATTACGATGAATGCCTGGAGAAGGTGACAGGCCGCCCCGTGGAGCAGATTTCTGATCTGGAAAAAGTCCAGGCACATGTGCGCATAACCGCCGCTGAAGAGCGCCTGAACGTCAGGGCAGCATGCCATCTGGCCATGCTGATGGAGTCTGACGACCTGCGGGAGTGGATTCGGCGCTGGCATGCTGCGCGTCTTGAAAATTTACAACCGGGCAGTGACGAAGAACGCGCTGCCCGTATCGCCTACCTGGCGGCTGAAGGGGCTTTTCTTTTACGGTATTTCGGTTTGCTGGAAATGGACGACAGGCAGTGGCAGAGCGTGTTTGAAGACATTGCCGCCCTGCTGGGGCCTGCTTCCGGTCGCGTTGCACGGGGGCGGGAATAAGATGCTGAGCTGGGTTCTGCTGCTTGTTGCCAGCGGTCTGGAAATCGCCTGGGCTGCGGGCCTGAAGTATGCCCAACAACCCCTGGAATGGGCTGTAACCCTGGCGTGCATCGCGGGTAGTTTTATTTTTTTGGTTCTGGCGACAAAAAGGATGGAGGCTTCCATCGCCTACGTACTTTTTGTGACTTTCGGCACGGTGGGAACCTATCTGCTTGATGTCTGCTTTTTTGATAAAAG contains the following coding sequences:
- a CDS encoding DMT family transporter, which gives rise to MLSWVLLLVASGLEIAWAAGLKYAQQPLEWAVTLACIAGSFIFLVLATKRMEASIAYVLFVTFGTVGTYLLDVCFFDKRITLTAVTAIAVILFSIIQLKREEG
- the lepA gene encoding translation elongation factor 4, producing the protein MVKQENIRNFCIIAHIDHGKSTLADRILELTQVVSQREARQQYLDRMDLERERGITIKAQTVRIPYIAADGQEYELNLIDTPGHVDFNYEVSRSLAACEGALLVVDATQGVEAQTLANVYLALDHDHEVIPVLNKIDLPSAEVDRVKAEIEESIGLDCSQALPVSAKTGMGVDAVLEAIVHHLPAPKGDRAAPLKALIFDSWYDSYQGVVVLFRIMDGSVRKGDTVRLMSTGKEYEVLRLGVFSPEPTDVKELFAGEVGFLCGSIKELGDARVGDTITHADRPAETAVPGFKEVKAMVFCGLYPTESEDYENLKAALEKLQLNDAAFSYEPETSQALGFGFRCGFLGLLHMEIIQERLEREFEVGLIATAPSVVYKVVTMDGKTLEIDNPSHLPDPTKIDTLYEPYVSMDIHVPNEYVGNVMKLCEEKRGTQKNLHYLAANRVVVTYELPFAEIVYDFFDRLKSATRGYASMDYHPLDYRASDLVRLDIMLNSEPVDALAVIVHRDRAYTYGRGLALKLKRTIPRQLFQVAIQAAIGQKIIARETVSAFRKDVTAKCYGGDISRKRKLLEKQKEGKRRMKRMGNVELPQEAFLAALKVGDE
- the cydB gene encoding cytochrome d ubiquinol oxidase subunit II translates to MLETTWFVLWALLWAVYFILDGFDLGMGSLLPFLGKDENERRIMYNAAGPFWDGNEVWLIAAGGVTFAAFPKAYAVMFSALYAPLLMLLFALIFRAVSFEFRSKVEHTAWRSLWDGVHFVANLVPCILLGVAFANLFMGIPVDAQGVYHGNLLALLNVYGLAGGIFFLCMFVLHGSLWLAIKSRGELQIRAVATASFVWPIMLVLLVAFLILTAFYTKLYDNYLAMPALLVLPLVALAGLIGARIMLHAGKLWLAWGFSALFILGVTFFGVMGMYPGMIISSIDPAATVTAFNGASSQLTLKIMLGVALVMVPIVLLYQFWMYRLFSAPVLPKDLDDEHAY
- a CDS encoding TetR family transcriptional regulator; the protein is MSKPRSIDRDRVLDMAEDIVTEGGATALTIGAVAQAAGISKGGVQSCFGTKSGLVQAMAGRWAANYDECLEKVTGRPVEQISDLEKVQAHVRITAAEERLNVRAACHLAMLMESDDLREWIRRWHAARLENLQPGSDEERAARIAYLAAEGAFLLRYFGLLEMDDRQWQSVFEDIAALLGPASGRVARGRE
- a CDS encoding cytochrome ubiquinol oxidase subunit I, whose translation is MDVVMLSRLQFAVAVFFHFVFVPLTLGLSVIIAWMETRYVRTGDEFWKKQTKFWGKLFVINFTLGVVTGITLEFQFGTNWSRYSEYVGDIFGSLLAIEATVAFFLESTFLAVWHFGWNRVGKKLHLASIWLVAIAGNISALWIILANGFMQNPVGYYINEANNRAELSSFYDVVTNPYAWGMYAHTVIASWALGGFFVLGVSAWHLLRKSNTEFFSRSFRMVAPFTLIFVLLLALSGDQQGKTVAKYQPAKLAAMEAHWETQSDVPFYLLVWPDPENETNTVQALGIPGLLSWIAFDDVHAEVKGLKAFAKEDRPPVLPVFLTFRTMVALAGIFLVLSAWAFFQRKKENPNPLLLRLLVYNIPLPYIGLMVGWAVTEIGRQPWIVYNLMRTTDAVSPIPADNVVISLVAFIGVYSLLGILDIYLLRKFAIKGPDAQEV